A genomic segment from Thermococcus sp. encodes:
- a CDS encoding peptidase M54: MEFIAFTYINNFMERKVIEDVVFNVVDEANRFFAESGIDVRLLYIGQLHLEPGYLISLNTPEGTLRVYPLEAIIDVLHARLLGEIERGSNMKMNKIFALTTFPLVSRNPYFDFYERFLGIQETRLGLRIMVLSMKPFEPPGLTSLLNGNKGSREDAKKHLRLFKDRVLKGLLHEIGHGFGLGHCTNECVMNPPDSIEEWDSRPVGYCHSCFIDLKRAVEWSELSLGEGEREQG; this comes from the coding sequence ATGGAGTTCATAGCGTTCACATATATCAACAATTTCATGGAAAGGAAGGTGATAGAGGACGTCGTCTTCAACGTTGTTGATGAGGCAAACAGATTCTTCGCCGAGAGCGGGATAGACGTGCGGCTCCTCTATATAGGGCAGCTCCACCTCGAGCCTGGTTATCTAATAAGTTTAAACACCCCCGAGGGAACGCTCAGGGTTTACCCCTTGGAGGCCATAATAGACGTCCTCCATGCCCGTCTCTTGGGGGAGATAGAGCGGGGCTCAAACATGAAGATGAACAAGATTTTTGCTCTCACAACATTTCCCCTCGTCTCTAGAAACCCCTACTTTGACTTTTACGAGCGCTTTTTGGGCATACAGGAAACGAGGCTCGGTCTTAGGATAATGGTTCTCTCGATGAAGCCCTTTGAACCTCCCGGGCTAACCTCCCTCCTGAATGGGAACAAAGGATCAAGAGAAGACGCGAAGAAACACCTCCGTTTGTTCAAAGACCGTGTTCTCAAGGGACTCCTCCACGAGATTGGCCATGGCTTTGGTCTCGGACACTGCACCAACGAGTGCGTCATGAACCCCCCAGACAGCATCGAGGAGTGGGACTCTAGACCCGTTGGCTACTGCCACTCCTGCTTCATAGACCTCAAGAGGGCGGTTGAATGGTCGGAGCTGAGCCTTGGAGAGGGGGAGAGAGAACAGGGTTGA
- a CDS encoding TldD/PmbA family protein — translation MENLIRFGEKFFDELEIAVYRSRDVSASVELNEISMASTRGGAVTVIRGINEGRLGLAIIDSDDPERIKEAIEQAAKMAKLNGRDEKWVSLPEPGAYKEAPKPNYGLKEASPDILVEKLVRGIKLAREKDPNAVVAGGEGGVSWEKRHVVNSHGVDVFQEGGAAFFFLELVGRKGDVVTPGIFDFDARRDLNLDVDGVVDRAVQRVRWAYNVEKSRNEEVPIILGPWAIAGLLSYTLLPAFSGERLVKETTPLAGKVGEKIASEVLTIYDDPFHPLSLEPTVADGEGVPTRKNVLIENGTFRGFVWDNYWAKVNGTESTGNGKRDLKSGGIGIDFHNVVIENGKRSLEDLIAEIDRGYFVDGFQGAHSSNPDNGNFAVTANPAFLIEDGEVKGASVFLVAGNVYELLNRASEITREQTVMPFMTTMTTPFIKFENVKIAGK, via the coding sequence ATGGAGAACCTCATAAGATTCGGCGAGAAGTTTTTCGACGAGCTTGAGATAGCCGTTTATCGCTCGAGGGACGTCAGCGCGAGCGTCGAGCTGAACGAGATTTCAATGGCCTCAACGAGGGGCGGGGCCGTAACTGTAATCCGCGGAATAAATGAGGGGCGCCTCGGTCTTGCCATTATCGACAGCGACGATCCCGAGAGGATTAAAGAGGCCATAGAGCAGGCCGCGAAGATGGCAAAACTCAACGGCAGAGACGAGAAGTGGGTCTCCCTCCCGGAGCCGGGGGCTTATAAAGAGGCCCCAAAGCCAAACTACGGGCTTAAAGAAGCATCGCCAGATATACTCGTCGAGAAGCTTGTTCGCGGGATAAAACTCGCCCGCGAGAAGGACCCCAATGCGGTAGTTGCTGGTGGCGAGGGCGGTGTTTCCTGGGAGAAGAGGCACGTGGTTAATTCGCACGGCGTAGACGTCTTCCAGGAGGGTGGTGCGGCATTCTTCTTCCTTGAGCTTGTCGGCAGGAAGGGAGACGTGGTTACGCCCGGCATCTTCGACTTCGATGCGCGCAGGGATTTAAACCTCGACGTCGATGGCGTCGTCGATAGGGCCGTTCAGAGGGTTAGGTGGGCCTATAACGTGGAGAAGAGCAGGAACGAGGAAGTTCCGATAATTCTCGGCCCGTGGGCGATAGCCGGCCTTCTCAGCTACACCCTCCTGCCGGCCTTCAGCGGTGAGCGCTTGGTTAAAGAGACGACTCCCTTAGCGGGGAAGGTAGGCGAAAAAATAGCGAGTGAGGTCCTGACGATCTACGACGATCCCTTCCACCCGCTCTCTCTTGAACCGACCGTAGCGGACGGCGAGGGCGTTCCTACTAGGAAGAACGTCCTTATTGAGAACGGAACCTTCAGAGGCTTCGTCTGGGACAACTACTGGGCGAAGGTTAACGGCACTGAGAGTACCGGGAACGGGAAGCGCGACCTGAAAAGTGGTGGGATAGGCATAGACTTCCATAACGTTGTTATAGAGAACGGAAAGCGCTCGCTCGAAGATCTCATAGCGGAAATAGACAGGGGTTACTTCGTGGACGGCTTCCAGGGTGCACACTCGAGCAATCCAGACAACGGAAACTTCGCGGTCACTGCAAACCCAGCATTTCTCATTGAGGATGGGGAAGTTAAGGGCGCTAGCGTGTTCCTCGTGGCTGGCAACGTTTACGAACTGCTGAACCGGGCAAGCGAGATAACGAGGGAGCAGACGGTAATGCCCTTCATGACCACGATGACGACGCCGTTCATAAAGTTCGAGAACGTTAAGATAGCGGGGAAGTGA
- a CDS encoding peroxiredoxin has translation MRVLDVRVFDEDGREVSLGEVVNGRWTVLYIYSKDNTPGCTTEAVEFTELLPEFERLGFQVVGVSKDSVRSHLRFKEKHNLKIKLLSDPNVELIKALGAWGKKKSYGREYEGVIRSTFILNPDGEIVWKKMKVRVKGHVAKVLEEAKKLVGKG, from the coding sequence GTGAGGGTACTCGACGTTAGGGTTTTCGATGAGGACGGAAGGGAGGTCTCCTTGGGAGAAGTCGTGAATGGCAGGTGGACAGTGCTCTACATCTATTCAAAGGACAACACCCCAGGCTGTACAACCGAGGCTGTGGAGTTCACGGAGCTTCTGCCGGAGTTTGAGAGGCTGGGCTTTCAGGTCGTTGGAGTTTCAAAGGACTCCGTGAGGAGCCACCTCCGCTTCAAAGAGAAGCACAACTTAAAAATTAAGCTCCTCAGCGACCCTAATGTAGAGCTGATAAAGGCTCTGGGCGCATGGGGCAAGAAGAAGAGCTACGGCAGGGAATATGAGGGTGTAATACGAAGCACATTCATCCTTAATCCTGATGGGGAAATCGTCTGGAAGAAGATGAAGGTCCGCGTAAAGGGGCATGTGGCGAAAGTCCTTGAGGAAGCGAAAAAGCTGGTGGGGAAAGGATGA
- the pyk gene encoding pyruvate kinase, which produces MKLPANKTKVIATIGPASQKKETIEAMIKAGMSVARINFAHGTLEEHAKIIETIRKAAERLNRPVAILGDLPGVKIRVGEISGGSVVLRRWQTVTITTEDVVGNEGIIPVQFKDFPRLVSKGDTIYLSDGFIALRVERVKEKEVVCKVLVGGTLFSHKGINIPKARMAIDAVTTHDLELIEFAIEHGVDAIGISFVGSAYDVLKARRFIEEHSGELFIISKIERPDAVRNFDEVLNASDGIMIARGDLGVEMPIEKLPILQKKLIQKANCVGKPVITATQMLESMTEEKLPTRAEVTDVANAILDGTDAVMLSEETAVGKYPVDAVRMMARIAKTTEAFRDSQWSARVVDMKMDELKGKVQKKGTIKDAIARSIIEALNAVDIKYILTPTRTGQTARLISRFKPKQWILAFVTEERIAHNLMFSYGVYPFIVEDKSEEGILMVIRGLGLVRENDTVLLTKGTPVGKTAGTNTIRIFSV; this is translated from the coding sequence ATGAAGCTACCCGCGAACAAAACAAAGGTTATCGCCACGATAGGGCCCGCGTCGCAGAAGAAGGAGACAATTGAAGCCATGATAAAAGCTGGGATGAGCGTAGCAAGGATAAACTTTGCTCATGGAACTCTTGAGGAGCATGCCAAGATCATTGAAACAATAAGAAAAGCCGCGGAGAGGCTCAACAGGCCCGTTGCGATACTTGGGGACCTCCCTGGGGTCAAGATACGAGTCGGGGAGATAAGTGGCGGTTCGGTAGTTTTAAGACGCTGGCAAACGGTTACAATCACCACGGAGGACGTTGTTGGTAACGAAGGAATCATCCCCGTCCAGTTCAAGGACTTTCCAAGACTGGTCTCCAAGGGAGACACGATCTACCTCAGCGACGGCTTCATAGCCCTCCGGGTCGAGCGCGTCAAGGAAAAAGAGGTAGTTTGTAAGGTCCTCGTCGGTGGAACCCTCTTCTCCCACAAGGGAATAAACATCCCAAAGGCTAGAATGGCCATTGATGCCGTCACGACACACGATCTTGAGCTTATAGAGTTCGCCATCGAGCACGGCGTCGATGCTATAGGAATAAGCTTCGTCGGCTCGGCCTACGACGTCCTCAAGGCGAGGCGTTTCATAGAGGAGCACAGTGGGGAGCTTTTCATCATCTCGAAAATAGAGCGCCCCGACGCGGTCAGGAACTTCGACGAGGTACTCAACGCCTCCGACGGGATAATGATAGCGAGGGGAGATCTCGGCGTTGAGATGCCCATAGAAAAACTCCCAATCCTTCAGAAAAAGCTCATCCAGAAGGCCAACTGCGTCGGAAAGCCCGTCATAACGGCAACGCAGATGCTCGAGAGCATGACGGAGGAGAAGCTCCCGACGAGGGCAGAGGTTACAGACGTTGCCAATGCCATTCTCGACGGAACCGATGCAGTGATGCTCTCGGAGGAAACCGCGGTTGGAAAGTACCCCGTTGACGCAGTGAGGATGATGGCAAGGATTGCAAAAACAACGGAGGCCTTCCGCGACTCACAGTGGTCTGCGAGGGTCGTTGACATGAAAATGGACGAGCTTAAGGGCAAGGTTCAGAAGAAGGGCACCATAAAGGACGCAATAGCCAGAAGCATAATAGAAGCCCTGAACGCGGTGGACATAAAATACATCCTCACGCCAACGAGAACGGGTCAGACGGCCAGATTGATATCGCGCTTCAAGCCGAAGCAGTGGATTCTAGCCTTCGTTACGGAGGAGCGCATTGCCCACAACCTCATGTTCTCCTACGGCGTCTACCCCTTCATTGTCGAGGACAAGAGCGAGGAAGGGATACTGATGGTCATCCGCGGACTCGGACTCGTCAGGGAGAACGATACGGTGCTCCTCACGAAGGGGACGCCCGTAGGAAAGACCGCCGGAACCAACACGATAAGGATATTCTCGGTCTGA
- a CDS encoding DUF6062 family protein, whose translation MRMDLIGFHIKGAFGEGCPVCRLLKEYEEDEIDTILYEHVNDPHVRAKFKESLGLCTYHAWRTVNKAYSEPLLGPLGVSIIYEHMLSVYIASLEEGKSAGTGECFLCSLIREKEKTTVEAFAERIDELLPDYERSGSILCRRHYDMIHSILMEKSPEMAEELKRVQIKKLRELNERMKSFIDKFDYRAKEGHTSDEIRALPQAVETLKGLEVIEPLEKEKKEKRRGFPWR comes from the coding sequence ATGAGAATGGACCTGATAGGCTTCCACATAAAGGGGGCCTTTGGCGAGGGCTGTCCCGTGTGTAGACTGCTGAAGGAGTATGAGGAAGATGAGATAGACACCATACTCTACGAGCACGTGAACGACCCCCATGTTAGGGCAAAGTTCAAGGAGAGCCTCGGCCTCTGCACATACCACGCTTGGAGGACCGTTAACAAGGCATATTCCGAGCCCCTGCTCGGCCCCCTCGGTGTTTCCATAATCTATGAACACATGCTCTCTGTTTACATTGCATCACTTGAGGAAGGAAAAAGCGCCGGAACCGGTGAGTGCTTTCTCTGCTCCCTAATCCGCGAGAAGGAGAAGACAACGGTGGAGGCCTTCGCTGAAAGGATAGATGAACTCCTGCCAGATTATGAGCGGTCCGGCTCGATCCTGTGCAGGAGGCACTACGACATGATTCACTCGATACTCATGGAGAAAAGCCCCGAGATGGCGGAGGAACTTAAGAGGGTTCAGATCAAGAAACTTAGGGAGCTGAATGAACGCATGAAATCATTCATTGACAAGTTCGATTACAGGGCCAAGGAAGGTCACACCAGTGACGAGATCAGAGCCCTTCCACAGGCAGTTGAGACCCTCAAGGGACTTGAGGTCATAGAACCCCTTGAGAAGGAGAAAAAAGAGAAAAGGAGGGGGTTTCCGTGGAGATAA
- a CDS encoding TIGR04140 family protein has product MRREFITAVPPWEVREIALASGASVSLEITEAEPFRGMPRFRVVVKGGEWEVKKFMMHMMRARAGG; this is encoded by the coding sequence ATGAGGCGGGAGTTCATAACTGCGGTTCCCCCGTGGGAAGTCCGGGAGATAGCACTGGCCTCCGGTGCGTCGGTCTCCCTTGAAATCACGGAAGCCGAACCCTTCCGTGGAATGCCTCGCTTTAGGGTGGTCGTGAAGGGTGGAGAATGGGAAGTAAAGAAGTTCATGATGCATATGATGCGCGCCAGGGCCGGTGGTTGA
- a CDS encoding TldD/PmbA family protein, with translation MEALEKALRWADENLKADYIELRYEDLKKTTLGLKDGVFTSFTGKLHRGVAIRVLADGAWGFASTSDLSNLEEKIEEAYKLARAAAETKKEKIELAEIKPVEDFVKSKMRVKPGEVDIEEKVNHLRELENLLKEDKAVKSVQIRYEDGGGRKLLLTNEGTRIEWDYNYLYQGAYVTGKADGKLAMARDSIGSVDYGWELMMEREPNEKVKERLLRKMQGQLKGVAPKRGEFPIVAGPIVVGIIAHEALGHLAEADLTINSPFKDLIGKQIAPEYVTMSERYVDGGFGNDRYDDEGVPVRDIHIIENGTLKRIMLNREYAAKWGMEPNGHARAESYRYPPIIRMRNTVFEPGDHSFEELIEDIKFGYYVVDFRGGQAQLNSAFQVGVQEGYVIRNGEIAEPIRDTSITGVAIEALKKISGVGKDFGIEVGFCGKGQTAFVSSGGPHMKFDGGILIG, from the coding sequence ATGGAAGCACTTGAGAAGGCCCTTCGGTGGGCGGATGAGAACCTGAAGGCTGACTACATAGAGCTTCGCTACGAGGACCTGAAGAAAACCACTTTGGGCCTCAAGGACGGCGTCTTCACGAGCTTTACCGGGAAGCTCCACAGGGGGGTCGCGATAAGGGTTTTAGCGGATGGTGCATGGGGCTTCGCCTCGACGAGCGATCTTTCAAACCTCGAGGAGAAGATCGAGGAAGCATACAAGCTGGCCAGGGCCGCGGCGGAAACCAAGAAGGAGAAGATAGAGCTGGCGGAGATAAAGCCCGTTGAGGACTTTGTTAAGAGCAAAATGCGCGTTAAGCCGGGGGAAGTTGACATCGAGGAGAAAGTGAACCACCTGCGGGAGCTTGAGAATCTCCTCAAGGAGGACAAAGCGGTCAAGAGCGTCCAGATACGCTACGAGGACGGCGGCGGCAGAAAGCTCCTCCTCACCAACGAGGGAACGAGGATAGAGTGGGACTACAACTACCTCTACCAAGGGGCCTACGTTACCGGGAAAGCCGACGGGAAGCTCGCGATGGCGAGGGACAGCATTGGCTCTGTTGACTACGGCTGGGAGCTTATGATGGAGAGGGAGCCAAACGAGAAAGTCAAGGAGAGACTCCTGAGAAAGATGCAGGGCCAGCTCAAGGGTGTCGCCCCGAAGCGCGGTGAGTTCCCGATTGTGGCCGGCCCGATTGTCGTCGGCATTATCGCTCATGAGGCCCTTGGCCACCTCGCCGAGGCGGATCTAACCATAAACTCGCCCTTTAAGGACCTCATCGGCAAGCAGATTGCCCCGGAGTACGTAACAATGAGCGAGCGCTACGTCGACGGCGGCTTTGGGAACGACCGCTATGATGATGAGGGCGTTCCGGTCAGGGACATTCACATAATCGAGAACGGAACCCTCAAGCGGATCATGCTCAACCGTGAGTATGCGGCAAAGTGGGGTATGGAACCGAACGGCCACGCGAGAGCCGAGAGTTACCGCTACCCGCCGATAATCAGGATGAGGAACACGGTCTTCGAGCCGGGAGACCACTCCTTTGAAGAACTCATTGAAGACATTAAGTTCGGCTACTACGTCGTCGACTTCCGCGGCGGCCAGGCCCAGCTCAACAGCGCCTTCCAGGTCGGGGTCCAGGAGGGCTACGTCATCAGGAACGGCGAGATAGCGGAACCTATAAGGGACACGTCCATTACAGGTGTCGCCATTGAAGCTTTAAAGAAGATTTCAGGGGTTGGCAAGGACTTCGGAATTGAGGTCGGCTTCTGTGGAAAGGGTCAGACGGCCTTCGTCAGCTCCGGCGGCCCGCACATGAAGTTTGACGGTGGAATACTGATCGGGTGA